A DNA window from Delphinus delphis chromosome 6, mDelDel1.2, whole genome shotgun sequence contains the following coding sequences:
- the GRIN1 gene encoding glutamate receptor ionotropic, NMDA 1 isoform X1: MSTMRLLTLALLFSCSFARAACDPKIVNIGAVLSTRKHEQMFREAVNQANKRHGSWKIQLNATSVTHKPNAIQMALSVCEDLISSQVYAILVSHPPTPNDHFTPTPVSYTAGFYRIPVLGLTTRMSIYSDKSIHLSFLRTVPPYSHQSSVWFEMMRVYSWNHIILLVSDDHEGRAAQKRLETLLEERESKSKKRNYENLDQLSYDNKRGPKAEKVLQFDPGTKNVTALLMEARELEARVIVLSASEDDAATVYRAAAMLNMTGSGYVWLVGEREISGNALRYAPDGIIGLQLINGKNESAHISDAVGVVAQAVHELLEKENITDPPRGCVGNTNIWKTGPLFKRVLMSSKYADGVTGRVEFNEDGDRKFANYSIMNLQNRKLVQVGIYNGTHVIPNDRKIIWPGGETEKPRGYQMSTRLKIVTIHQEPFVYVKPTLSDGTCKEEFTVNGDPVKKVICTGPNDTSPGSPRHTVPQCCYGFCIDLLIKLARTMNFTYEVHLVADGKFGTQERVNNSNKKEWNGMMGELLSGQADMIVAPLTINNERAQYIEFSKPFKYQGLTILVKKEIPRSTLDSFMQPFQSTLWLLVGLSVHVVAVMLYLLDRFSPFGRFKVNSEEEEEDALTLSSAMWFSWGVLLNSGIGEGAPRSFSARILGMVWAGFAMIIVASYTANLAAFLVLDRPEERITGINDPRLRNPSDKFIYATVKQSSVDIYFRRQVELSTMYRHMEKHNYESAAEAIQAVRDNKLHAFIWDSAVLEFEASQKCDLVTTGELFFRSGFGIGMRKDSPWKQNVSLSILKSHENGFMEDLDKTWVRYQECDSRSNAPATLTFENMAGVFMLVAGGIVAGIFLIFIEIAYKRHKDARRKQMQLAFAAVNVWRKNLQVGQATLRGLVPTARPGPGPPPSPQAEAWLWLPGAPVARTGAGSRGQGRAAGGRPQVAASAKPGFKRPPGPSVSRVAHRRPFHRKAN; encoded by the exons GTACTGAGCACGCGGAAGCACGAGCAGATGTTCCGCGAGGCTGTGAACCAGGCCAACAAGCGGCACGGCTCCTGGAAGATCCAGCTCAACGCCACCTCCGTCACCCACAAGCCCAACGCCATCCAGATGGCCTTGTCGGTGTGCGAAGACCTCATCTCCAGCCAG GTCTACGCCATCCTAGTTAGCCACCCGCCTACCCCCAACGACCACTTCACTCCCACCCCCGTCTCCTACACAGCCGGCTTCTACCGCATCCCCGTCCTGGGGCTGACCACCCGCATGTCCATCTACTCAGACAAG AGCATCCACCTTAGCTTCCTGCGCACCGTGCCGCCCTACTCCCACCAGTCGAGCGTCTGGTTCGAGATGATGCGCGTCTACAGCTGGAACCACATCATCCTCCTGGTCAGCGACGACCACGAGGGCCGGGCGGCGCAGAAGCGCCTGGAGACCCTGCTGGAGGAGCGCGAGTCCAAG AGTAAAAAAAGGAACTATGAAAACCTCGACCAACTGTCCTATGACAACAAGCGCGGACCCAAG GCTGAGAAGGTGCTGCAGTTCGACCCGGGGACCAAGAACGTGACGGCCCTGCTGATGGAGGCGCGGGAGCTGGAGGCTCGGGTCATCGTCCTCTCCGCCAG CGAGGACGACGCTGCCACCGTGTACCGCGCAGCCGCGATGCTGAACATGACCGGCTCGGGGTACGTGTGGCTGGTGGGGGAGCGCGAGATCTCGGGGAACGCCCTGCGCTACGCCCCGGACG GCATCATCGGGCTGCAGCTCATCAACGGCAAGAACGAGTCGGCCCACATCAGCGATGCCGTGGGGGTGGTGGCCCAGGCCGTGCACGAGCTTCTCGAGAAGGAGAACATCACCGATCCGCCGCGGGGCTGCGTGGGCAACACCAACATCTGGAAGACCGGGCCGCTCTTCAAGAG AGTGCTCATGTCTTCCAAGTACGCAGACGGCGTGACCGGCCGCGTGGAATTCAACGAGGATGGGGACCGGAAGTTTGCCAACTACAGCATCATGAACCTGCAGAACCGCAAGCTGGTACAAGTGGGCATCTACAACGGCACCCAT GTTATTCCCAACGACAGGAAAATCATCTGGCCAGGCGGAGAGACAGAGAAGCCCCGAGGTTACCAGATGTCCACCAGGCTGAAG atCGTGACGATCCACCAGGAGCCCTTCGTGTATGTCAAGCCCACGCTGAGCGACGGCACGTGCAAGGAGGAGTTCACCGTGAACGGGGATCCGGTGAAGAAGGTGATCTGCACCGGGCCCAACGACACGTCGCCGGGCAGCC CACGCCACACCGTGCCTCAGTGCTGCTACGGCTTCTGCATCGACCTACTCATCAAACTGGCGCGGACCATGAACTTCACTTATGAGGTGCACCTAGTGGCGGACGGCAAGTTCGGCACGCAGGAGCGG GtgaacaacagcaacaagaaGGAGTGGAACGGGATGATGGGCGAGTTGCTCAGCGGGCAGGCAGACATGATCGTGGCGCCGCTGACCATCAACAACGAGCGCGCACAGTACATCGAGTTCTCCAAGCCCTTCAAGTACCAGGGCCTGACCATTCTGGTCAAGAAG GAGATCCCCCGGAGCACGCTGGACTCGTTCATGCAGCCCTTCCAGAGTACGCTCTGGCTGCTGGTGGGGCTGTCAGTGCATGTGGTGGCCGTGATGCTGTACCTGCTGGACCGCTTCAG CCCCTTTGGCCGGTTCAAAGTGAAcagcgaggaggaggaggaggatgcgCTGACCCTGTCCTCGGCCATGTGGTTCTCCTGGGGCGTCCTGCTCAACTCGGGCATCGGGGAAG GCGCCCCCAGAAGCTTCTCGGCGCGCATCCTGGGCATGGTGTGGGCCGGCTTCGCCATGATCATCGTGGCCTCCTACACTGCCAACCTGGCGGCCTTCCTGGTGCTGGACCGGCCCGAGGAGCGCATCACCGGCATCAACGATCCCCGG CTGAGGAATCCTTCGGACAAGTTCATCTACGCGACGGTGAAGCAGAGCTCCGTGGACATCTACTTCCGGCGGCAGGTGGAGCTGAGCACCATGTACCGGCACATGGAGAAGCACAACTACGAGAGCGCGGCCGAGGCCATCCAGGCCGTGCGGGACAA cAAGCTGCATGCCTTCATCTGGGACTCGGCGGTGCTGGAGTTCGAGGCCTCGCAGAAGTGCGACCTGGTGACCACCGGCGAGCTGTTCTTCCGCTCAGGCTTTGGCATCGGCATGCGCAAAGACAGTCCTTGGAAGCAGAACGTCTCCCTGTCCATCCTCAA GTCCCACGAGAACGGCTTCATGGAAGACCTGGACAAGACGTGGGTGCGGTACCAGGAGTGTGATTCGCGTAGCAACGCCCCTGCTACCCTCACGTTCGAGAACATGGCAG GGGTCTTCATGCTGGTGGCCGGGGGCATCGTGGCCGGGATCTTCCTGATCTTCATCGAGATCGCCTACAAGCGGCACAAGGATGCTCGCCGGAAGCAGATGCAGCTGGCCTTTGCAGCAGTGAACGTGTGGAGAAAGAACCTGCAGGTAGGGCAGGCCACCCTCCGAGGCCTGGTGCCCACGGCTCGGCCTGGCCCCGGCCCTCCTCCATCCCCGCAGGCCGAAGCGTGGCTCTGGCTCCCGGGAGCCCCTGTGGCGAGGACTGGAGCTGGGAGCCGCGGCCAAGGCCGCGCTGCTGGGGGCCGCCCGCAGGTGGCCGCCTCCGCAAAGCCGGGCTTCAAGCGTCCGCCTGGCCCCTCTGTCTCCAGAGTCGCCCACCGGCGCCCATTCCATAGGAAGGCAAACTGA